In the genome of Candidatus Acidiferrales bacterium, the window ACGAAGCCGGTGGAAAAATTCGATGCGGATCTGGCCAAGCTCACCGAGGACATGTTCGAATCGATGTATGCAGCGCAAGGAGTCGGCCTGGCGGCGCCGCAAATCGGCCTGGGCTTGCGCTTGACCGTAATTGATGTGACGGTTGGCAAAAATCCGGAGGCGAAACTTGTGCTCGCCAACCCGCGGATTCTCCATTCCGAGGGCGAACAGCGCGAAGAGGAGGGCTGCCTTTCGATTCCCGGGTTTCGCGGAAGCGTGCTGCGACCCGCTTACGTGACCGTGCGGGCGCAGGATGTGGCCGGAAAAGAATTTGAGATGAAAGGCGAAGGCATGCTGGCGCGCGCCTTCTGCCACGAAATTGACCACCTCGATGGCATCCTCTATTTGAATCACCTCAGCATGCTGAAGCGCGACCTCATCAAGAGAAAAATCCGCAAACTGATCAAGGCTGGGGATTGGTAGAAACACGTGCCGTTGAGAATCGTCTTCTGCGGCACTCCGGCATTTGGACTTCCTGCGCTCAAGCAATTGATCGCCGAGAAAGATTTTTCTATTGAGGCGGTGATCACGCAGCCGGACCGTCCGAGCGGGCGCGGTCAAAAGCCGGCGACTCCCCCCATCAAGAATGTGGCTGTTGAAGCCGGCATCAGAATTTATCAACCGGAGAAAATTCGGCAGGACGCGGCGCGAGAGTTTCTGAGAGACATTGCGCCGGATGCCGTGGTTATCATTGCGTATGGACAAATTATCCCGAGCGAACTTTTGCAGATTCCACGCCTGGGTTGGATCAACCTGCATGGTTCGCTTCTGCCGCGTGATCGCGGGGCTGCGCCGATACAACGCGCCATTCTGCAAGGAGAGACGCGCACGGGCCTGACGACAATGCAAATCGACGCAGGATTAGATACAGGCCCGATTCTCGAACAACGAGAGATCCAAATCGGCGCGGACGAAACGACTCCACAGTTGATGGCGCGAATGGCCGAAGAAGGTGCGCCGCTGATGATTGAGACGCTTCTCAACCTGGATCGCGGTGCCATCGCTCCAAGACCGCAAGACAATTCTCTCGCGACCTTCGCGCCGCCTTTGAGAAAAGGGGAAGGGCTGGTCGGCTGGCTGCAGCCAGCGCAGGTGATTTACAACCAGATTCGTGCGCTCCAGCCGTGGCCGGGCACATACACACGATTTCGCAATCGCATGTGCCACATCTGGGGCAAGCCAGCGGAGAGCCCTTCTGTAACTGGAGCTGCCGAACCGGGCACGATTGTCGCAAACCGCGGCGAAATTTTCGTCGCGTGCGGCAGCGAAACGTGGCTCAACGTTTCGCACGTGCAGCCAGAAGGGCGGAAGCGGATGACTGCGCAGGAATTTGCGAACGGCGCGCGATTCGCTGCAAAAGAACGGTTCCTATCCTGAGGTTTGCTCAAAAAACCAATGGCGATCAGCCCTGCAAGAAAAATCGCATACAGCATCTTGCTGCGCGTCGAAACGCAGCGCGCGTACGCCTCGGATTTGCTCCACTCACGAGTAGATGCGGACGTTACTGCTCGCGACGCGGCGCTGACTACGGAGCTTGTTCTCGGCGTGCTGCGCCGGCAAAACCTGCTCGATTTTTTCATTGAACGCTACACGGGCAAGAAGTTTGCCAGGCTTGATGCTGAAATACTGATTGCGTTACGCCTGGGAATTTATCAGCTGCGGTTTCTCTCTCGCGTTCCTGCGCGGGCCGCGGTCAACGAATCCGCAGAGATAGTCAAGCGTACGAGCAAGAAATCGGCTGTGGCCCTGGTCAATGCCGTACTGCGCCGTGCAGCAGAGGAGAAAGACCGCCCCGCGGAAGAACTGATTCCCGCCGGACTACCACCGGTCGAATCGCTTTCGATTTTATTCTCGCACCCGGCGTGGCTCGTCGAGCGATGGCTGCGGCAATTCGGCGAAACAAAAACCAGAGCGTTGCTGGCAATAAATAATCAGCCGCCGAAACAGGCGTGCGCGATAACGGACTCGATCGAAAGAGAAGAATTGCTGCACTCACTCAAAGAAACGGGAATCGAATTTGCGCCCGGGAAATTGCTGCGCGATGCAATCATCCTGAATCGCGGGAATCTGCTAGGGACGCGCGCTTTTCAGGAAGGGAAAGTCGCAATTCAAGATGAAGCCTCTCAGCTAATTCCGTCACTCTTGCACGTATCGCCGGGGAATTCCGTACTGGATCTTTGCGCTGCTCCCGGAGGAAAAACAATCGCCCTAGGGCGTGCTGCGGGACGAACTGCCATGATTGTCGCTTCGGACCTGCACGAAAAGAGACTGGGCCAGATGGCTGAGCGTCTGAAGAAGGCCAGTCCGGTGAATGTGAAGCTGGTAGCGCTAGACGGTACCACTTCGCTGCCATTTGGGCGCAAATTCGATCGCATACTTGTAGACGCCCCGTGCTCAGGAACCGGAACTCTCGCGCGAAATCCAGAGATTCGCTGGCGATTGACTCCCGAGGGCATGGCCGAACTTCGCCGGCAACAGGTTGCTCTTCTCTCCTCAGCCCTCGAATGCCTTTCACCCGACGGAGAACTCGTGTACTCGACCTGTTCCCTCGAAGCCGAAGAGAATGATGAAGTCGTCCGCGAAATTTTGAGAGCGCACCCGGATTTCACGATGAGCCCGATCGAAATTCCCGACAACGCGCTGGCGTCTGGCGTTGCTGTAGACGACCTGGTTGGCGCCGACGGTGCATTTCGTACGTTCCCGCCCCATGCTCACACTGACGGTTTTTTTGCCGTGCGACTGCGCCGACGGTAACGAGCACGCAGCGGATTGAGCAGTGAACGTTGAACGGAATTTTCTGGAATGCTAGTCTCGCTAGCGCCTGGGAGAACTGCTTCATGGGATTTCGTGAACGGATCGAATGGGCCGGACGGATGGCGTTGCTGGTTTTTGTGCTGGCGTCCATTGCGTTCTTGAGCGCCATCCTGACGATGCGCTTCGCGATTCAAGGCCGCGAGACCATCACGCCAAGCCTCACAGGCGTCACATTGCAGCGAGCGCAGGCGCGGCTCGCGGCGTATGGCCTTCATGTGAGAGTCGAAGACCGCATCTATAGCAATTTGCCGGAAGATTCGATCGTGCGGCAAAGCCCTCCCGCGGGAGCAGAGTTGAAAGAAGGCGAATGGGTGCACGTCGTTTTGAGTCTTGGACCGCAGAAAGTTGCCATCCCTTTGCTCGAAAACCGCAGTCTGCGTGCCGCGCAGATCGAACTTTTGAGTGAAGGCCTTCAAATAGGCGAGATTTCCAGCGCGTATTTGCCGGAATTCCCCGCAGACGTTGTCCTGGAGCAGGATCCTCCGGCCGGTGCGGCCAACGCCACAAGCCCGCATGTGGATATGCTTGTTTCTCTCGGCCCTGAAACAGTGGCTTACGTCATGCCGGCGCTCGAAGGAAAAACTCTCGCCGAAGCGCAGCAGGAATTGGCGGCAGCAGGCCTGAAGGTTGACAAGATTACCCAAATGCCTCTAACGGGCAAACCGGCAGGTACGGTCACGTCCCAACTGCCGTTGCGCGGCGCGCGAGTTGATGCGGACACACCGGTCGAGCTCGAAGTTGCGCAATAACAACGCCAGTGCCTGTGCTACAATCCGATTGAGCGAGATGAATCGTCGCCCTCTCGAAATCGCGCCCTCAATTTTGGCCGCTAACTTTGCCATCCTCGGCGCTGAGGTTCGCGCGGTCGAAGAGGCGGGCGCGTCGGTGATCCACGTTGACGTAATGGACGGCCATTTTGTGCCGAACATCTCGATTGGCGTGCCGATCGTGCAGTCGCTGAGCAAGGCAACCCGGCTGCCGCTGGATGTGCATCTGATGATTGAACGGCCGGGGGAGTTTGTGGCTGCGTTCGCGAAGGCTGGCGCGCACCGAATCATTGTTCATCAGGAAGCGACAGCTCATCTGGACCGCGTGATCGCGTCGATTCATGAGCAAAATCGCGAGGCGGGTGTGGCGATTAACCCGGCGACACCGGTAAAAACGCTAAGCGAGATATGGGATCGAATCGAGACCGTGCTGGTCATGACTGTCAATCCGGGATTCGGCGGACAGAAATTCATTCCGCAAACGGTGGAGAAGATTCGCGAGTTGCAGGATGCACGGTCGCGCTATAATTGCGGGTTTCGAATTGCCGTAGACGGGGGAGTAGTGCTGGAAAATACGGCAGAACTGGTAAGCGCAGGCGCAGATACGCTGGTGGCTGGCACCTCCATTTTTCACACGCCGAATCCGGGCGCCGCAGTCCGCGAAATGCGGCAAGCGGCCAATGAGGCGATTTCGCAAAGGGTCTGATGAGAATCTTTTCGAAACAATCCATCCTGTGGCTTGGCTCTACGGTATTGATATGCTTTCTCGCAGCGGGATGCGCTGTCCGCAACAATGCCGCGGCGAAAAACCAGAACTCCTCAGCCGCTCCGGACAAGATCCTCTATGACCGCGCGCTGAATGACTACAAGCACCAGCGCTTCATCGAGTCGCGTCTCAACCTGGAAACGTTGATCAATAGCTACCCGGACAGCGAATATCTCGCCGACGCGAAGCTCGCGGTTGCAGATTCCTATTATAAAGAGGGCGGAGTCGACAACCTGACGCAGGCAGTGGCAGCTTACAAGGAGTACATCGTCTTCTTTCCCTTCCTCGATCAGGCTGCCTATGCTCAGCTTCAGGTGGGCATGTCGCACTATCGCATGATGGAGAAAGCGGACCGCGACTCCACACAAGCGCAACTGGCCGAGCAGGAGCTCCAGACTTTTCTGCTGAAATATCCCAAGAGCCCGCTCGTTCCCGAAGCTGAGCAGCGGCTTCGAGAGGTTCAGGAAATCCTAGGTCAGGGCGATTACGATGTAGCTCATTTCTACTATTTCAAAGGGGATTACCGCGCGGCCGTAGCACGGCTTGATGAGGTGACCACGAGGTACCCACTCTTTAGCCAGAGTGATAGAGCCATTTGGACGCTCGGCGATATTTATCGCCACGCTGCTCGTAACTCGAAAAATGAAACGGAGCGGGCACGGTGGCGCAACCAATCCGATATTGAATATGCGCGCCTGATCAGGGAATATCCGCTTTCACCGCTTGTTGGGGACGCCAAGAGGTATCTCACGCAGGATGGCGCCAAAATTCCCGCGCCGGATCCAGAGGCTCTGGCCAGAGCGAAGTATGAGGAGAAATTTGCGAGCCAGCATCCGGGGATCGTCCACCGCGCGATGGGAATACTGCATAGTTCGCCAGACGTCTCGACGGCTGCCCACACTGGCATGCCGGATTTGAACCCGCCGGGACAAATCGCCACACCGCAAAGCATCCTACAAGGAACAGCCACGACATCGAGCATTGTGGCGCAAGGCGCAAATGGCGGCGGATCGGCCAGCGAAAACGTCAATACGCAGTCCACTTCTTCGTCATCGGGAGCGGCCGTCGCCGACCCCACCATGACCTCGGACCCGGCAACGACAGCCAGTCCGTCTGTTTCCGAACCTATCCCAACAAGCAATGCCGCGCCACCGGCGATGAATACGAGCACTGCTACGGACGAGGCAGCAGCCAAAATCGGCCCTCCAACGCCTCAAGCTAAGGATGCCAAAACGAAGCAAAAGAAAGTCAACGCGCCAAAAGCGAATTCCAAGACCGAATCCACCAGCAAGAAGAAAAAGGGCATCCGCAAGATTATGCCCTGGTAGTACTACGTTTTAGCCCTGCTTATACCTGCGGCACGCACCTTTATCGAAGCGATTGACTCGAATCAGAGCGAATGTTCCAATGAATTTAGTAAGGGCGCATACTGCGCGGATGGGTGGAAGTTTCTCTGAGGGATAGCTCGTGGCAACAATTCTGGTCGCGGACGACAACAGTAACATCCAGAAGATGGTCTCTCTTGTCTTCGAGGAGAAGGGTGTTCGCGTCGTCGCCGTCGGCAATGGAGAGGCCGCTTGCCGCAAGGTCCCTGAAGTCCACCCCGATCTTGTGCTTGCCGACGTGTTCATGCCGGTGCGCAATGGTTATGAAGTTTGCGAATTCGTAAAACACGATCCGCAATTCGCCGGGATACCAGTGGTTCTGCTTGTGGGAGCGTTTGACCCGCTGGATGAAAAAGAAGCCCAGCGCGTTGGCGCAAATGGAGTATTGAAAAAGCCTTTTGTGCCGCCCGAACCGCTGATTGCGATGGTCAGCTCGTTCCTGGGCAATCTGGAGCCGCCCGCGGTCGAAGCGCCGCCAACGCCGACGAGAATGGAATCGCCTGTGATGGAGAGCCCCGAAATCGCTCCGGCCCCGCCGCCGGTTCGCGTCTCGCGAGTTCCCGTCGAGGAAGAGTCTGAACCCGAGCCTGAAGAGTTTACCGTGGCCATGAATCCACGGGATTTTGAGGAAGCCGGAGGAGCTGAGCAAGGCTTTGGCTCACCTGTGGCTACTCCGCCTGCAAAACACGAAGATGAGCTCGCGGCAGAGGACGAAGAGCCGGAAAACGAATGGCAGCGCCGTCGCGCTGCCGTGGAATACGAAATTCCCGAAGCCGATTCGGATGACTTGGTGAAGCGCCTTTCTGCCGAAGCTCGTGACGACGATTCGGATTCGGCTGACGCCGTCGCGGCACCGAAGACGCATGTACATGTGCCATTCGGTGGCGCGGTTATTCCCGAGGGCGAACCCGAACCGAAGGCCAGACCTAGCCAATCCTCAGCACCCGAGTGGACGGATCAGACGCCGCCCGCGGCAGCCGCGCCTGTTGAAACGGCCAGCGTGCCGCCGCTCGCCAAATCGCCAGTCATAGAAGAAAGCGCTGCAGCAGAGATTGTCGAAGAAAATTCCCCGGAGCCTGCGGCAGTCGAGGCCGAGGCGAAGACAGCTACTCATCGGGACACGTGGGAAAACTCCGTGTCGCAACACGAAGAAACAAAGGCGCAATCTCCGATGGACGCGGCGGAAGAAGAGGACATACAGGAAATGTCACCAGCTTCTCCTGCCGAGGGGATACCCTTCCGAGCGCCTTCGGGGCCTATACAGTCCTCCGAGTTTGTGCCGCCGGACGCGAATGAACCAGTCTACGAGCGGGAAATTTCTGATCCTATCGTGAGCAAGGAAGCGGAGAATTTTGCAGAGTCTTCTCCAGCGGAAGAAGATTCAGCCGCTGCAAAACAAGATAGTGCTCCAACTGAAATCCACAGATATGTTGGAATTATTGAAGAAAGCAGCGAGCTAAGCGCTGCATCGGACGGCACATCGAAAGCCCCGGCGAATCCCGCGAACATTGACGACGTAGTTGCGAAAGTCCTCGAAAAACTCGAGCCGCAAATTCATGAGCTCCTGTCCAAAGGCGTGCTTCGGCCTCTGGTCGAAGACGTGCTGAACCGCGAATCCGAAAAGAAATAGCACAACAACATTGCCATTCTCCGCTTTTCCTGCGATTTGACGGACTGCGCCGTTGCCCCGTATAGTTGTTTACTTCCCGTCTTTCGGCGCGCTTTATTGTGCGTTGAGCAAGGCTGGATATAGAAAAGAATGCCGAGCGATATCCCGAAAGCATACGAACCGCAGGAAATCGAGCGGCGCTGGGCGCAGGCCTGGTTTGACGAGAAGCTTTACCGCGCTGAAGCGCAGACGCCGGGTACAGTTTTTTCCATCGTGCTCCCTCCCCCCAACGTGACCGGGTCAATTCACATCGGCCACATGCTCGAACACACACAGATTGATATTCTCGTCCGCTGGCGCCGCATGCGCGGATTCAAGACTCTTTGGCTGCCTGGAATTGACCATGCGGGCATAGCCACGCAAGTCGTCGTGGAGCGACAGCTCGCAAAAGAAGGGCTGAAACGCGAGCAGATGGGCCGCGACGAATTCGAGCGGCGTGTGTGGCAATGGAAAGCCGAAAGCGGCGGCAACATTAAGAAACAAATGATCCGCCTCGGCGTTTCGTGCGATTGGACGCGCGAACGCTTCACGCTCGATCCTCCGCTTTATCGCGCCGTGATGGAAGCGTTCCTCCGGCTGTATCACGAGGGCCTCATTTACCGCGGACGATACATGGTGAACTGGTGCCCGCGCTGCCAAACGGCGTTGAGCGACCTGGAAACTGTCCACGAAACGCGCGAAGGCAAGCTCTGGTATATCCGTTACGCCGTTGCGGGATCGGATGAGTCCATTACAGTTGCAACGACGCGTCCGGAAACCATGCTCGGCGATACGGCAGTCGCTGTGCATCCCGAAGACGAGCGCTACAAGAGGCTCATCGGCAAGAAAGTCATTCTGCCGCTGATGAACCGGGAAATTCCCGTCATCGCCGATGAATTCGTCGACCGGGAATTCGGCACGGGCGCGGTAAAGGTCACTCCCGCGCACGATCCAAATGATTTTGCGCTGGGCCAGCGCCACAAGCTTGCGGAAATCGACGTCATGACGCCTGATGGACATATGAGCGCGGCTGCGGGGCCGTACGCTGGAATGGATCGTTTTGCGGCACGCGAAAGGATCGTGGAGGACCTTAGGGCAAAAGGCTTGCTCGAACGCGTGACGAATCACCAACTTTCCGTGGGCATTTGCGACCGCTGCAAGACGATCATCGAGCCGCGCCTTTCGATGCAATGGTTTTGCAAGATGAAGCCGCTCGCTGAGCCGGCGGTTCAATCCGTGCAGCAAGGCGTGCTATCCATCGTTCCGGACAATCAGAAGAAAATTTTCCTGGACTGGCTGACGAACATTCGCGATTGGTGCATTTCGCGACAGCTTTGGTGGGGCCATCGCATTCCGATCTGGCATTGCGGCAATTGCGGGGCGATGACGCCGGCCCCGGATTCCCGCGTGGAGGTTGTCGACGGACATGCGCAGATCGCCAGCGTTCCTCAAAAATGTAGCAAATGCGGCAGCGCGAAACTGACGCAAGACCCGGATGTGCTCGACACGTGGTTCAGTTCCGGCCTATGGCCAATGTCGACGCTCGGCTGGCCCGACGATACCGAAGACTTGCGCACCTTCTATCCGACGAGCCTGCTCATCAGCGGCTACGACATCTTGTTCTTCTGGGACGCGCGTATGGTCATGCTTGGCTTGCATCTGATGCCACGGCCCAAAATCGAAGAGCGAATTCCCTTCTCCACGCTTCACGTCCATGGTCTCGTACGCGATCCACACGGCATGAAAATGTCGAAGACGCGCGGTAATGTCGTCGATCCACTCGAAATCATCGAGAAACACGGCACCGACGCGCTGCGCTTTGCTCTCGCCGTGATGGCCGCTCCGGGAACGGACATCGCGCTCAGCGAAGAGCGCATCCTCGGCTACCGCGCCTTCGCAAACAAGCTTTGGAACGCCGCGCGGTTTTTGTTCTTCAACCTCGAGAAAATTGAAGCGATGGGCGTAAGGCTGGAGGAATTGGCGGCGCCAGAGATTCGTGCGAAGGCGCCCTATCCGACGCACAACGCGCTTGCTCATCAATGGATCTTCTCGCGACTGGCGGCGACGACAGCACAAGTAAACGATGCTCTTGAAAACTTTCGCTTCCATGAAGCAGCTCACGTGATTTACCACTTTTTTTGGGGCGATTTCTGCGATTGGTATATCGAATGGCTGAAGCCGCAACTTGCCGCTGAAGATCGCGAGGAAGCGATCGCTACGTGGAGGAACCTGTTTGCCACATTCGAATACGCTTTGCGCTTGCTCCACCCATTCATGCCGTTTATAACCGAAGAACTGTGGCACCGACTCCCGCAAGCAGCGCAGGCGCGGTCTATCTCCCTCGAAACCTTTCCCGAAGCTTCTGTTGCGTGGCCGAATGCCACAGCCGAGGAACAAATGGCGGAGTTGCAGGAAATCATTGTTGCTGCACGCAACATTCGCGCCGAAATGAAAGTCGAACCGCGCCAAAAGGTTCCCGCTGAATACGGCGCTGAGAATCCTTTGCGGCGGCAATTGCTGGAAGCAAGCCTTGAACCGATTACACGCCTGGCAGGTCTTTCCGCATTGCACATTTCAAAGAGCCGTTTGACCGGCGGGGGAACAGCGATGCGTTCGGGTGCAGAGTGGGACCTGCGCCTGGCCGCGAATGCGTCTGTCGATCAACAGCGCGAAATCGAAAGGCTGCGCAAAGAAATCGACGTGCTCGCGAAAGCGATTCAATCCAACGATGATCTGCTCAAGAACGAAGGTTTCTTGAGCCGCGCGCCGCAGCATGTGTTGGAAAACACGCGGGCAAAGATGGCTGAACGCCAACTGGAGCATCAAAAGCTCGTGAACCGCCTTGCCGAACTCGAAAAATCGGACAGGGCGGCCAGTTGAGCGGCTGCTTGTCGTTGCCTCTTTCCTCAAGTAAGCTGGCACACTCCAAATGGTCAGGAAGAGAAAAAGTCCGCTGCCGGGACCAACGGACCGGCGAATCGACGCTCTGCTCGCGCTTTTGACGGAAAATGGGACGATTGTCATCAGCGGTGCAAAAATCGCGAAGGAAATCGGCGTCAAGCGCCAGACTGTATGGCAGTGGATTCAAACGCTGCGCGCCGCCGGAGTTCAAGTAAAAGGCCATCCGCGCACCGGATATCATATCGAGCAGACTCCGGACGTTCTGGCCCCGCAATTGCTTTCTCGCCGCCTGCACGGTACGCCATTCGCCAAGCGAATTTTCCATTTTTTCAAGACCGACTCGACGAACTCCGTGGCGATACGCCTCTCGGAAGCAGGCGAGGCGCACGGCACCGTGGTCGTCGCCGAACAGCAAACCGCCGGACGCGGGCGCAGCGGCCGCTCCTGGATTTCAGAAAAGTCCTCAGGAATTTACGCCACGATTCTCCTGCGCCCTTCGATTTCGCCGATGCTGGCTCCTGCGCTGACGATTGTGGCAGGGCTAGCGGCACGCGACGCCATCGCCGAGGAAAGTGGTCTCCAGCCCGATATCCGCTGGCCAAACGATATTCTGCTGAATGGCAAGAAAGTCTGCGGCATATTGACCGAAATGCAGGCAGAGCCGGATCGCATGCACTTCGCCGTCGTGGGCATCGGAATCAACGTCAATCAAGCAAAAATGCACGCGGAGCTGGCGGCGATCGGGACTTCCCTGCGAATCGAAACCGGGCGTTTCCATTCACGCCTGGAATTGCTCGCACGGTTGCTGCGGCACCTCGACCGCTACTACAATCAATTCATCGCCGAAGGCGCTGCGCCGATTCTCCGCCGGTTCGCGGAGGTATCGAGCTATTTCGAAGGTAAGCGCGTGCGTATCACGACGGCGGCGGAAACATTCGAAGGAACGACCGCAGGGCTGGAGTCGATGGGGATCTTGCGCGTGATACGCGATGACGGCAAAACCGAGGCGATTCTCTCGGGAACAGTTGCAGAGGCGGAATGATGCTGCTGGCGCTGGACGTTGGCAACACAAACACAGTGCTTGGAGTATTCAATGGGAAGGAACTCGTCGCGCACTGGCGCTTGACGACGGCGCGTGACCAAACCGTTGACGAGTACGGAATCCTCGCGCGCGATCTTTTCACGCTCGCTGGTCTGCCCTCAACGGCAATTAAAGGCGTGATGATTGCTTCCGTCGTGCCGTCGCTGAGTCCCATTCTCGCGAAGATGGCGGAGCGATACTTCAACCTGAAAGCCCTCTTCGTCGAGCCGGGCATCAAAACAGGCATGCCGGTTCACTACGATAATCCTCAGGAAGTGGGCGCGGACCGTATTGCCAACGGGGTGGCTGCTTTCGCAAAATATGGCGGTCCGTGCGTGGTCGTTGACTTCGGCACGGCGATTAATTTCGACGTCGTTTCCAAACGTGGCGAGTATCTCGGCGGCGTACTCGCCCCAGGGATGGGCATCTCTGCCGACGCGCTTTTCGCACGGGCCGCGAGGCTTTTTCGCGTGGAAATTCGCGATCCGGGAAAAATCATTGGCACGAATACGGCTGCTTCGATGCAAGCCGGGCTGTATTACGGCTTCACGGATCTCGTCGACGGGATCCTCGAACGCCTGAAAAAAGAACTCGGCTCGGATACACACGTGATCGCTACGGGCGGCCATGCTTCGCTGATCGCCCCCGCCTCGCGGCACATCGAGCAAGTTGACGAACATTTGACGCTCGAGGGCCTGCGAATCCTCTGGGAACGAAACACAAGTTTAGGAAGCGCTGACGTGCCGACAGCCAAGGAATCCGAACG includes:
- the rsmB gene encoding 16S rRNA (cytosine(967)-C(5))-methyltransferase RsmB codes for the protein MAISPARKIAYSILLRVETQRAYASDLLHSRVDADVTARDAALTTELVLGVLRRQNLLDFFIERYTGKKFARLDAEILIALRLGIYQLRFLSRVPARAAVNESAEIVKRTSKKSAVALVNAVLRRAAEEKDRPAEELIPAGLPPVESLSILFSHPAWLVERWLRQFGETKTRALLAINNQPPKQACAITDSIEREELLHSLKETGIEFAPGKLLRDAIILNRGNLLGTRAFQEGKVAIQDEASQLIPSLLHVSPGNSVLDLCAAPGGKTIALGRAAGRTAMIVASDLHEKRLGQMAERLKKASPVNVKLVALDGTTSLPFGRKFDRILVDAPCSGTGTLARNPEIRWRLTPEGMAELRRQQVALLSSALECLSPDGELVYSTCSLEAEENDEVVREILRAHPDFTMSPIEIPDNALASGVAVDDLVGADGAFRTFPPHAHTDGFFAVRLRRR
- a CDS encoding response regulator — protein: MATILVADDNSNIQKMVSLVFEEKGVRVVAVGNGEAACRKVPEVHPDLVLADVFMPVRNGYEVCEFVKHDPQFAGIPVVLLVGAFDPLDEKEAQRVGANGVLKKPFVPPEPLIAMVSSFLGNLEPPAVEAPPTPTRMESPVMESPEIAPAPPPVRVSRVPVEEESEPEPEEFTVAMNPRDFEEAGGAEQGFGSPVATPPAKHEDELAAEDEEPENEWQRRRAAVEYEIPEADSDDLVKRLSAEARDDDSDSADAVAAPKTHVHVPFGGAVIPEGEPEPKARPSQSSAPEWTDQTPPAAAAPVETASVPPLAKSPVIEESAAAEIVEENSPEPAAVEAEAKTATHRDTWENSVSQHEETKAQSPMDAAEEEDIQEMSPASPAEGIPFRAPSGPIQSSEFVPPDANEPVYEREISDPIVSKEAENFAESSPAEEDSAAAKQDSAPTEIHRYVGIIEESSELSAASDGTSKAPANPANIDDVVAKVLEKLEPQIHELLSKGVLRPLVEDVLNRESEKK
- the def gene encoding peptide deformylase; protein product: MIYRITKYPAEILERPTKPVEKFDADLAKLTEDMFESMYAAQGVGLAAPQIGLGLRLTVIDVTVGKNPEAKLVLANPRILHSEGEQREEEGCLSIPGFRGSVLRPAYVTVRAQDVAGKEFEMKGEGMLARAFCHEIDHLDGILYLNHLSMLKRDLIKRKIRKLIKAGDW
- a CDS encoding valine--tRNA ligase, translated to MPSDIPKAYEPQEIERRWAQAWFDEKLYRAEAQTPGTVFSIVLPPPNVTGSIHIGHMLEHTQIDILVRWRRMRGFKTLWLPGIDHAGIATQVVVERQLAKEGLKREQMGRDEFERRVWQWKAESGGNIKKQMIRLGVSCDWTRERFTLDPPLYRAVMEAFLRLYHEGLIYRGRYMVNWCPRCQTALSDLETVHETREGKLWYIRYAVAGSDESITVATTRPETMLGDTAVAVHPEDERYKRLIGKKVILPLMNREIPVIADEFVDREFGTGAVKVTPAHDPNDFALGQRHKLAEIDVMTPDGHMSAAAGPYAGMDRFAARERIVEDLRAKGLLERVTNHQLSVGICDRCKTIIEPRLSMQWFCKMKPLAEPAVQSVQQGVLSIVPDNQKKIFLDWLTNIRDWCISRQLWWGHRIPIWHCGNCGAMTPAPDSRVEVVDGHAQIASVPQKCSKCGSAKLTQDPDVLDTWFSSGLWPMSTLGWPDDTEDLRTFYPTSLLISGYDILFFWDARMVMLGLHLMPRPKIEERIPFSTLHVHGLVRDPHGMKMSKTRGNVVDPLEIIEKHGTDALRFALAVMAAPGTDIALSEERILGYRAFANKLWNAARFLFFNLEKIEAMGVRLEELAAPEIRAKAPYPTHNALAHQWIFSRLAATTAQVNDALENFRFHEAAHVIYHFFWGDFCDWYIEWLKPQLAAEDREEAIATWRNLFATFEYALRLLHPFMPFITEELWHRLPQAAQARSISLETFPEASVAWPNATAEEQMAELQEIIVAARNIRAEMKVEPRQKVPAEYGAENPLRRQLLEASLEPITRLAGLSALHISKSRLTGGGTAMRSGAEWDLRLAANASVDQQREIERLRKEIDVLAKAIQSNDDLLKNEGFLSRAPQHVLENTRAKMAERQLEHQKLVNRLAELEKSDRAAS
- the fmt gene encoding methionyl-tRNA formyltransferase; this encodes MPLRIVFCGTPAFGLPALKQLIAEKDFSIEAVITQPDRPSGRGQKPATPPIKNVAVEAGIRIYQPEKIRQDAAREFLRDIAPDAVVIIAYGQIIPSELLQIPRLGWINLHGSLLPRDRGAAPIQRAILQGETRTGLTTMQIDAGLDTGPILEQREIQIGADETTPQLMARMAEEGAPLMIETLLNLDRGAIAPRPQDNSLATFAPPLRKGEGLVGWLQPAQVIYNQIRALQPWPGTYTRFRNRMCHIWGKPAESPSVTGAAEPGTIVANRGEIFVACGSETWLNVSHVQPEGRKRMTAQEFANGARFAAKERFLS
- the bamD gene encoding outer membrane protein assembly factor BamD; the protein is MRIFSKQSILWLGSTVLICFLAAGCAVRNNAAAKNQNSSAAPDKILYDRALNDYKHQRFIESRLNLETLINSYPDSEYLADAKLAVADSYYKEGGVDNLTQAVAAYKEYIVFFPFLDQAAYAQLQVGMSHYRMMEKADRDSTQAQLAEQELQTFLLKYPKSPLVPEAEQRLREVQEILGQGDYDVAHFYYFKGDYRAAVARLDEVTTRYPLFSQSDRAIWTLGDIYRHAARNSKNETERARWRNQSDIEYARLIREYPLSPLVGDAKRYLTQDGAKIPAPDPEALARAKYEEKFASQHPGIVHRAMGILHSSPDVSTAAHTGMPDLNPPGQIATPQSILQGTATTSSIVAQGANGGGSASENVNTQSTSSSSGAAVADPTMTSDPATTASPSVSEPIPTSNAAPPAMNTSTATDEAAAKIGPPTPQAKDAKTKQKKVNAPKANSKTESTSKKKKGIRKIMPW
- the rpe gene encoding ribulose-phosphate 3-epimerase, yielding MNRRPLEIAPSILAANFAILGAEVRAVEEAGASVIHVDVMDGHFVPNISIGVPIVQSLSKATRLPLDVHLMIERPGEFVAAFAKAGAHRIIVHQEATAHLDRVIASIHEQNREAGVAINPATPVKTLSEIWDRIETVLVMTVNPGFGGQKFIPQTVEKIRELQDARSRYNCGFRIAVDGGVVLENTAELVSAGADTLVAGTSIFHTPNPGAAVREMRQAANEAISQRV
- a CDS encoding PASTA domain-containing protein — protein: MGFRERIEWAGRMALLVFVLASIAFLSAILTMRFAIQGRETITPSLTGVTLQRAQARLAAYGLHVRVEDRIYSNLPEDSIVRQSPPAGAELKEGEWVHVVLSLGPQKVAIPLLENRSLRAAQIELLSEGLQIGEISSAYLPEFPADVVLEQDPPAGAANATSPHVDMLVSLGPETVAYVMPALEGKTLAEAQQELAAAGLKVDKITQMPLTGKPAGTVTSQLPLRGARVDADTPVELEVAQ